A region from the Aeromicrobium choanae genome encodes:
- a CDS encoding MFS transporter: MTTVKTDLQTSSLVHRPGRWIDGWNPEDADQWEGEGRAIARRNLAVSVFAEFFGFMMLGVWSVVVPNLGAAGFAYTTDQLYWLIALPGLTGAAMRVLYTFMVPVFGGRNWTVISALLLLIPSLGLVWAVSDPTTSFGVMLLVASLAGLGGGNFASSMVNISFFYPQREKGKALGINAAGGNLGTGIVQLVVPLIITSGAGIALERAGLIFVPAAILSALAAFVLMNNLSNAKSDLRSYALAVKNHHTWVISFLYIGTFGSFLGFSLTFPTLMKAMHPDVPIAVAFLGAATGALTRPFGGALADRFGGTRVTMGSYMAMGVGVVGLVLTLDEAGFGLFLGLFLLLFGAAGIGNGSVYRMIPIAFLIGADDDAAKARAHRAAAGCIGIAGAVGALGSFFVPRTFAELGITGGLWAFAGVYAVMLVVAWGVYARPGTETAAARV; the protein is encoded by the coding sequence ATGACCACTGTGAAGACCGACCTGCAGACCTCGTCACTCGTCCACCGCCCCGGCCGCTGGATCGACGGCTGGAACCCCGAGGACGCCGACCAGTGGGAGGGCGAGGGACGCGCGATCGCCCGCCGCAACCTCGCCGTGTCGGTCTTCGCCGAGTTCTTCGGCTTCATGATGCTGGGCGTGTGGAGCGTGGTGGTGCCCAACCTCGGCGCGGCCGGGTTCGCGTACACGACCGACCAGCTCTACTGGCTGATCGCGCTGCCCGGACTCACGGGCGCGGCCATGCGCGTGCTCTACACGTTCATGGTGCCGGTGTTCGGCGGCCGGAACTGGACGGTGATCTCGGCGCTGCTGCTGCTCATCCCGTCGCTCGGGCTGGTGTGGGCGGTCAGCGACCCGACGACCTCGTTCGGCGTCATGCTGCTGGTGGCGTCGCTGGCGGGTCTCGGCGGCGGCAACTTCGCCTCGTCGATGGTCAACATCTCGTTCTTCTACCCGCAGCGCGAGAAGGGCAAGGCGCTCGGGATCAACGCCGCCGGCGGCAACCTCGGCACCGGCATCGTGCAGCTGGTGGTGCCGCTCATCATCACCTCGGGTGCGGGCATCGCGCTCGAGCGCGCCGGCCTGATCTTCGTGCCCGCCGCGATCCTGTCGGCGCTCGCGGCGTTCGTGCTCATGAACAACCTGTCGAACGCGAAGTCGGACCTGCGCAGCTACGCGCTCGCCGTGAAGAACCACCACACCTGGGTGATCTCGTTCCTCTACATCGGCACGTTCGGGTCGTTCCTGGGCTTCTCGCTGACATTCCCCACGCTCATGAAGGCGATGCACCCGGACGTGCCGATCGCGGTGGCGTTCCTGGGTGCGGCCACCGGCGCCCTGACCCGCCCCTTCGGCGGCGCCCTGGCCGACCGGTTCGGCGGCACGCGCGTGACGATGGGCTCGTACATGGCCATGGGCGTCGGCGTCGTCGGCCTGGTGCTCACCCTCGACGAGGCCGGCTTCGGGCTCTTCCTGGGGCTGTTCCTGCTGCTGTTCGGCGCCGCGGGCATCGGCAACGGCTCGGTCTACCGGATGATCCCGATCGCGTTCCTCATCGGCGCCGACGACGACGCCGCGAAGGCGCGGGCGCACCGGGCGGCGGCCGGCTGCATCGGCATCGCGGGCGCCGTCGGCGCGCTGGGCTCCTTCTTCGTCCCCCGGACGTTCGCCGAGCTGGGCATCACCGGCGGGCTGTGGGCCTTCGCCGGGGTGTACGCCGTGATGCTGGTCGTGGCCTGGGGCGTCTACGCCCGCCCCGGCACCGAGACGGCCGCGGCGCGGGTCTGA
- a CDS encoding ABC transporter permease: MSSPFTGTRHLLRLVLRRDRLILPLWIAGLGGTIAASALAVPSIYDTPGKIAGYASAVGASPVSFLMSGRQAGIDTLGGIVANEISQVAQLGICLMVMFLVVRHTRAEEETGRAELVRSTVVGRHAATLAGLLYGVSAALLIGLVTTVAMLAVDLDPVGSLTYGAGLTLLGLSYVAITLVAVQLSTSARGALALAGAAIAVGYLVRGLGAMQDNALVWVSPFGWAQRMDAFGDEQWWPAVPLVLLTAAMLVVAGWLTVRRDFAGGVLPARPGRPRASRFLSTPLGLALRLQRGLVIGWAIGVTALGLLYGAVIPTIPDLVASNPDIAEVIGASPDVEDQLIDAFLRYIFLFMAVVSCGFAVTSVLRLRAEEESGRAELVLATGVRRVSWMTAAVSVAFAGALLLSLLMGLGLAVGYAVGLGEWDRIVEQVGGQVSYLPGVLVVAAFAVALFGVWPHRSLLAWAVVAFVALQVMLGETLRLPDWVDSLSPFTHLPEVPVEGFEPVPALVEIVLAAALVVAGLWAFRRRDITTG; the protein is encoded by the coding sequence GTGAGCTCGCCCTTCACGGGGACACGGCATCTCCTTCGGCTCGTCCTGCGGCGTGACCGGCTGATCCTGCCGCTGTGGATCGCTGGCCTCGGAGGCACGATCGCGGCCAGCGCGCTGGCCGTCCCGTCGATCTACGACACCCCCGGGAAGATCGCCGGGTACGCGAGCGCGGTCGGGGCGAGTCCTGTCAGCTTCCTCATGAGCGGCCGCCAGGCCGGGATCGACACCCTGGGCGGCATCGTCGCGAACGAGATCTCGCAGGTCGCGCAACTGGGCATCTGTCTCATGGTGATGTTCCTCGTGGTTCGCCACACCCGGGCCGAGGAGGAGACCGGTCGTGCGGAGCTGGTGCGCTCCACGGTGGTGGGCCGCCACGCCGCGACACTCGCGGGTCTGCTGTACGGCGTGTCCGCGGCGCTGCTGATCGGCCTCGTCACGACCGTCGCGATGCTCGCGGTGGACCTGGACCCCGTGGGCAGCCTGACCTACGGCGCGGGCCTCACGCTGCTCGGACTCAGCTACGTCGCCATCACGCTGGTCGCCGTGCAGCTGTCGACGTCGGCGCGTGGCGCCCTCGCGCTGGCCGGGGCGGCGATTGCGGTGGGCTACCTGGTCCGCGGCCTGGGAGCGATGCAGGACAACGCGCTCGTGTGGGTCTCACCCTTCGGGTGGGCGCAGCGCATGGACGCCTTCGGCGACGAGCAGTGGTGGCCGGCCGTGCCCCTGGTGCTGCTGACGGCGGCGATGCTCGTCGTGGCCGGCTGGCTCACCGTCCGTCGCGACTTCGCCGGTGGCGTGCTGCCGGCTCGCCCCGGCCGGCCGCGCGCGTCCCGGTTCCTCAGCACGCCGCTGGGCCTGGCCCTTCGCCTCCAGCGCGGCCTGGTCATCGGCTGGGCGATCGGCGTGACGGCGCTCGGACTGCTCTACGGGGCGGTCATCCCGACGATTCCGGACCTCGTCGCCTCGAACCCGGACATCGCCGAGGTCATCGGCGCGTCGCCCGACGTCGAGGATCAGCTCATCGACGCGTTCCTGCGCTACATCTTCCTGTTCATGGCGGTGGTCTCCTGCGGCTTCGCGGTCACATCGGTGCTCCGGCTCCGCGCGGAGGAGGAGTCCGGCCGCGCGGAGCTGGTGCTGGCCACGGGTGTCAGGCGGGTCTCGTGGATGACCGCTGCCGTCTCGGTCGCCTTCGCCGGTGCACTGCTCCTCTCGCTGCTGATGGGTCTGGGCCTCGCCGTGGGCTACGCGGTCGGGCTGGGGGAGTGGGACCGGATCGTCGAGCAGGTGGGCGGGCAGGTGAGCTACCTGCCGGGCGTGCTCGTCGTGGCCGCGTTCGCCGTCGCCCTCTTCGGCGTGTGGCCGCACCGGTCCCTGCTGGCGTGGGCGGTCGTGGCATTCGTCGCCCTCCAGGTCATGCTCGGCGAGACGCTGCGGCTCCCGGACTGGGTCGACTCCCTCTCGCCGTTCACGCACCTGCCCGAGGTGCCGGTCGAAGGGTTCGAACCGGTCCCTGCGCTGGTCGAGATCGTCCTGGCGGCGGCCCTGGTGGTGGCGGGCCTGTGGGCGTTCCGGCGCCGCGACATCACGACCGGATGA
- a CDS encoding ABC transporter ATP-binding protein, translated as MTAIELSNVVKSFGAVRALDGVDLSVEAGEVHGFLGPNGAGKSTTIRVLLGLLKADSGTARLLGGNPWSEAAELHRRIAYVPGDVALWPGLTGGEVIDVLARMRGGLDEARRAEMIERFEFDPSKKNRTYSKGNRQKVALIAALASRAELYLLDEPTSGLDPLMEAEFQRAVLELKGEGATVLLSSHILAEAEALSDRISIIRAGRVVQSGSLAELRHLTRTTVIAETARPAALISEVEGVHHPRFDGARVTFDVESVHLDAAVQALAPLGVLSLAAHPPTLEELFLRQYGEEVPS; from the coding sequence GTGACCGCCATCGAGCTGAGCAACGTCGTCAAGAGCTTCGGTGCCGTGCGCGCCCTGGACGGTGTCGACCTGTCGGTCGAGGCCGGGGAGGTCCATGGCTTCCTCGGGCCGAACGGTGCCGGCAAGTCGACCACGATTCGTGTCCTCCTGGGTCTGCTGAAGGCCGACTCCGGCACGGCCCGGCTGCTCGGTGGGAACCCGTGGAGCGAGGCGGCGGAGCTCCACCGCCGGATCGCGTACGTTCCCGGCGACGTGGCCCTGTGGCCCGGCCTCACCGGCGGCGAGGTGATCGACGTGCTGGCCCGGATGCGCGGAGGCCTGGACGAGGCACGTCGCGCGGAGATGATCGAGCGGTTCGAGTTCGATCCCAGCAAGAAGAACCGAACCTACTCCAAGGGGAACCGGCAGAAGGTGGCGCTCATCGCCGCGCTGGCCAGCCGGGCCGAGCTGTACCTGCTGGACGAGCCCACGTCGGGACTCGACCCTCTCATGGAGGCGGAGTTCCAGAGGGCCGTCCTCGAGCTGAAGGGCGAGGGTGCGACCGTGCTGCTGAGCTCGCACATCCTGGCCGAGGCGGAGGCGCTGTCCGACCGGATCAGCATCATCCGGGCCGGTCGCGTCGTGCAGAGCGGCTCGCTGGCCGAGCTGCGGCACCTGACCCGGACGACGGTCATCGCCGAGACCGCTCGGCCCGCTGCGCTCATCTCGGAGGTGGAGGGGGTGCACCATCCCCGGTTCGACGGCGCGCGGGTCACCTTCGACGTGGAGTCGGTCCACCTCGACGCAGCGGTGCAGGCGCTCGCACCGCTCGGTGTGCTCTCGCTCGCGGCCCATCCGCCGACGCTGGAGGAGCTCTTCCTGCGTCAGTACGGCGAGGAGGTGCCGTCGTGA
- the leuS gene encoding leucine--tRNA ligase produces the protein MNYQTPEGAAPESATHRYTSEYAGRIETAWQDRWEAEGTFEAPNPVGDLATDDTRHNAGGSKYFLMDMFPYPSGAGLHVGHPLGYIATDVVGRFRRMQGDNVLHALGYDAFGLPAEIYAVQTGRHPRETTLENIANMRRQLRRLGLAHDERRSFATIEPEFMRWTQWIFLQIFNSWYDPEQGQARPIAELIEALGTDDPEVIDQHRLAYISESPVNWCPGLGTVLANEEVTADGRSERGNFPVFKRSLRQWKMRITAYADRLIDDLDRVDWPEPVKLMQRNWIGRSHGASVVFDSYAGPIEVFTTRPDTLFGATYMVLSPEHPLVEALTADAWPEAVDQRWTSGAPDPVTAVEQYRREAAAKSDVERQENKEKTGVFTGSFATNPVNGEAIPVFIADYVLMGYGTGAIMAVPSGDQRDHDFATAYDLRIVPTLEEQRGLDHAYAGAGTAVDSDNTGLFGDEGVSLDGLAVDDAKAAIIAWLEQRGLGEGTTTYRLRDWLFSRQRYWGEPFPIVYDEAGHAIALPESMLPVELPEVPDYSPKTFEPDDATSEPEPPLARVPEWVEVELDLGDGPKRYRRETNTMPNWAGSSWYELRYTDPHNSDVLADPTNERYWLGPKAPGETGGVDLYVGGVEHAVLHLLYARFWHKVMFDLGHVSSEEPFHRLFNQGYIQAYAFTDERGTYVPADEVEERDGGWFFEGRPVNREYGKMGKSLKNIVTPDDMYEAYGADTFRVYEMSMGPLDVSRPWETRAVVGAQRFLQRVWRLVVDEETGEVVADDAEPDTAALRALHQAIAGVTEDMGELRFNTAIAKLIELTNHLTKESVRSRSVIEPLVLMLAPVAPHLSEELWSRLGHEETLTYEAWPVADEQYLVEDLVTCVVQIQGKVRGKLEVPADISDEDLTALALAEPNVVRTIGDQEIRKVIVRAPKLVSVVV, from the coding sequence GTGAACTACCAGACCCCGGAGGGTGCGGCACCCGAGAGCGCGACGCACCGGTACACCAGCGAGTACGCCGGCCGCATCGAGACCGCGTGGCAGGACCGCTGGGAGGCCGAGGGCACCTTCGAGGCGCCCAACCCGGTCGGTGACCTCGCCACCGACGACACCCGGCACAACGCGGGCGGCTCCAAGTACTTCCTGATGGACATGTTCCCGTACCCCTCGGGTGCGGGCCTGCACGTCGGCCACCCGCTGGGCTACATCGCCACCGACGTCGTCGGCCGCTTCCGCCGCATGCAGGGCGACAACGTGCTGCACGCGCTGGGCTACGACGCGTTCGGCCTGCCCGCGGAGATCTACGCCGTCCAGACCGGCCGCCACCCGCGCGAGACGACGCTGGAGAACATCGCGAACATGCGGCGCCAGCTGCGCCGCCTCGGCCTGGCCCACGACGAGCGCCGCTCGTTCGCCACGATCGAGCCCGAGTTCATGCGCTGGACGCAGTGGATCTTCCTGCAGATCTTCAACTCCTGGTACGACCCCGAGCAGGGCCAGGCCCGTCCCATCGCCGAGCTGATCGAGGCGCTGGGCACCGACGACCCCGAGGTCATCGACCAGCACCGCCTGGCCTACATCAGCGAGTCGCCCGTGAACTGGTGCCCGGGCCTGGGCACCGTGCTGGCGAACGAGGAGGTCACCGCCGACGGTCGCAGCGAGCGCGGCAACTTCCCCGTCTTCAAGCGCAGCCTGCGCCAGTGGAAGATGCGGATCACGGCCTACGCCGACCGCCTCATCGACGACCTCGACCGCGTCGACTGGCCCGAGCCGGTCAAGCTCATGCAGCGCAACTGGATCGGCCGCTCGCACGGCGCGAGCGTCGTGTTCGACTCCTACGCGGGCCCGATCGAGGTCTTCACCACGCGTCCGGACACGCTGTTCGGCGCCACGTACATGGTGCTGTCGCCCGAGCACCCGCTGGTCGAGGCGCTGACCGCCGACGCGTGGCCCGAGGCCGTCGACCAGCGCTGGACCAGCGGGGCGCCCGATCCCGTCACCGCCGTCGAGCAGTACCGCCGCGAGGCCGCCGCGAAGTCCGACGTCGAGCGCCAGGAGAACAAGGAGAAGACGGGCGTCTTCACCGGCTCCTTCGCCACGAACCCGGTCAACGGCGAGGCCATTCCCGTGTTCATCGCCGACTACGTCCTCATGGGCTACGGCACCGGCGCGATCATGGCCGTGCCTTCCGGAGACCAGCGCGACCACGACTTCGCCACGGCCTACGACCTGCGGATCGTGCCCACCCTGGAGGAGCAGCGCGGCCTCGATCACGCCTACGCGGGCGCGGGCACGGCCGTCGACTCCGACAACACCGGCCTCTTCGGCGACGAGGGCGTCAGCCTCGACGGCCTGGCCGTCGACGACGCCAAGGCCGCGATCATCGCGTGGCTGGAGCAGCGCGGCCTCGGCGAGGGCACCACCACCTACCGCCTGCGCGACTGGCTGTTCAGCCGCCAGCGCTACTGGGGCGAGCCCTTCCCGATCGTCTACGACGAGGCCGGCCACGCGATCGCGCTGCCCGAATCGATGCTGCCGGTCGAGCTGCCCGAGGTGCCCGACTACTCGCCCAAGACCTTCGAGCCCGACGACGCCACGAGCGAGCCCGAGCCGCCGCTGGCGCGCGTGCCCGAGTGGGTCGAGGTCGAGCTCGACCTCGGCGACGGCCCGAAGCGGTACCGCCGCGAGACCAACACGATGCCGAACTGGGCCGGCTCCAGCTGGTACGAGCTGCGGTACACCGATCCGCACAACAGCGACGTGCTCGCCGACCCGACGAACGAGCGCTACTGGCTCGGTCCGAAGGCGCCCGGCGAAACCGGCGGCGTCGACCTGTACGTCGGCGGCGTCGAGCACGCCGTCCTGCACCTGCTGTACGCGCGCTTCTGGCACAAGGTGATGTTCGACCTCGGCCACGTCAGCAGCGAGGAGCCGTTCCACCGCCTGTTCAACCAGGGCTACATCCAGGCGTACGCGTTCACCGACGAGCGGGGCACCTACGTGCCGGCCGACGAGGTGGAGGAGCGCGACGGCGGCTGGTTCTTCGAGGGCAGGCCCGTCAACCGCGAGTACGGGAAGATGGGCAAGAGCCTCAAGAACATCGTCACGCCCGACGACATGTACGAGGCCTACGGTGCCGACACGTTCCGCGTGTACGAGATGAGCATGGGCCCGCTGGACGTGTCGCGTCCGTGGGAGACCCGCGCCGTCGTGGGCGCGCAGCGCTTCCTGCAGCGCGTCTGGCGCCTCGTCGTCGACGAGGAGACCGGCGAGGTCGTCGCCGACGACGCCGAGCCCGACACCGCGGCCCTGCGTGCCCTGCACCAGGCGATCGCCGGCGTCACCGAGGACATGGGCGAGCTGCGGTTCAACACCGCGATCGCGAAGCTCATCGAGCTGACGAACCACCTCACCAAGGAGTCGGTGCGCTCGCGCTCGGTCATCGAGCCGCTCGTGCTGATGCTGGCGCCCGTCGCCCCGCACCTGTCCGAGGAGCTGTGGTCACGTCTCGGCCACGAGGAGACCCTCACGTACGAGGCCTGGCCCGTCGCCGACGAGCAGTACCTCGTCGAGGACCTGGTCACGTGCGTCGTGCAGATCCAGGGCAAGGTCCGCGGCAAGCTCGAGGTCCCCGCCGACATCAGCGACGAGGACCTCACCGCCCTGGCGCTGGCCGAGCCCAACGTCGTGCGCACCATCGGCGACCAGGAGATCCGCAAGGTGATCGTGCGGGCGCCCAAGCTGGTCAGCGTCGTCGTCTGA
- a CDS encoding DNA alkylation repair protein, producing the protein MTSTAADLLRELRDAADPAAHPQRHYHGGAGVLGVRMGTVFELAKRHSGMTLGDVGRLLDEREYEPRLAAFCVVDFQVRRKGITDAEREERYDLYLARHDRIDSWDMVDRAAPRVVGQFLRDRSREPLFALAASPDPLRRRTAMTAPLAYTRPAHPEGIADLLRLAELLAADPDPLVSKPVGIALKHAGAVAPDEVRAFLDRLGDRLPAPVRREARAKLP; encoded by the coding sequence TTGACCTCGACCGCGGCTGACCTCCTGCGGGAGCTGCGCGATGCCGCGGACCCTGCCGCGCATCCGCAGCGGCACTACCACGGCGGCGCCGGCGTCCTGGGAGTGCGGATGGGCACGGTCTTCGAGCTCGCCAAGCGACACAGCGGCATGACGCTGGGCGACGTCGGCCGGCTGCTCGACGAGCGCGAGTACGAGCCGCGGCTGGCGGCGTTCTGCGTCGTCGACTTCCAGGTGCGCCGCAAGGGCATCACGGATGCGGAGCGCGAGGAGCGCTACGACCTGTATCTCGCCCGGCACGACAGGATCGACTCGTGGGACATGGTCGATCGGGCCGCTCCGCGCGTGGTCGGTCAGTTCCTGCGCGACCGGTCGAGGGAGCCGCTGTTCGCGCTGGCCGCGTCGCCCGACCCCCTGCGTCGTCGCACGGCCATGACGGCGCCGCTGGCGTACACGCGCCCGGCGCACCCCGAGGGCATCGCCGACCTCCTGCGTCTCGCCGAGCTGCTCGCCGCCGATCCCGACCCGCTCGTCTCCAAGCCCGTCGGGATCGCGCTCAAGCACGCGGGCGCCGTCGCACCGGACGAGGTGCGCGCCTTCCTGGATCGACTGGGCGACCGGCTTCCCGCGCCCGTGCGCCGCGAGGCCCGGGCCAAGCTGCCGTAG
- a CDS encoding potassium channel family protein — protein sequence MGNTDPLTAPVLVVGLGRFGSAVARSLVRLGHDVLGVDEDAQLVQRFASEFTHVVSADTTDTEALRQIGAEQFDRAVVGIGTDIEASVLTVLSLVELGVSEVWAKAINAKHARILERVGATHVVRPESAMGERVAHMVTGAMIDYIEFDDGFSIARTRAPKLAAGRTLLESQLRARFGVTVVGVKRRGEDFTYARPETSIAASDELIVSGPTRKVETFCALRNE from the coding sequence TTGGGTAACACCGACCCCCTCACCGCGCCCGTCCTCGTCGTGGGACTCGGGCGGTTCGGCTCCGCCGTCGCACGGTCGCTGGTCCGGCTCGGCCACGACGTCCTGGGCGTCGACGAGGACGCCCAGCTGGTGCAGCGCTTCGCCAGCGAGTTCACCCACGTCGTCTCGGCCGACACCACCGACACCGAGGCCCTGCGCCAGATCGGCGCCGAGCAGTTCGACCGCGCCGTCGTGGGCATCGGCACCGACATCGAGGCCAGCGTCCTGACCGTGCTGAGCCTCGTGGAGCTGGGCGTCTCGGAGGTGTGGGCCAAGGCCATCAACGCCAAGCACGCCCGGATCCTCGAGCGGGTCGGCGCCACGCACGTCGTGCGTCCCGAGTCGGCGATGGGGGAGCGCGTGGCCCACATGGTCACCGGCGCGATGATCGACTACATCGAGTTCGACGACGGCTTCTCGATCGCGCGCACGCGGGCGCCGAAGCTCGCGGCCGGGCGCACGCTGCTGGAGTCCCAGCTGCGGGCCAGGTTCGGGGTCACCGTCGTCGGCGTGAAGCGCCGGGGCGAGGACTTCACGTACGCGCGTCCCGAGACCTCGATCGCCGCCTCCGACGAGCTCATCGTCTCCGGCCCCACCCGCAAGGTCGAGACGTTCTGCGCGCTGAGGAACGAGTAG
- a CDS encoding TrkH family potassium uptake protein translates to MRLLPLAFLTLILAGTLLLLLPFAREGEQDPSFMDAFFTSTSAVTVTGLATVDTGTYWSIIGQAIILVLVEIGGIGIIAMTTVLGLFVGGRLGLRTRLAAQTDMHVVSLGDVGPLFKRVAFTTLVFQGVTAAILTWRYYTGYFDSFAYSLWHGIFDAVMAFNNAGFSLHPDSLTSYAGDYAVILPISVAVFAGGVGFPVLAELYQEWRSPKTWTIHTRLTVWGSLALLAIASAMFVLVEWNNSATIGDLSPIDKLVTGIEGGIMTRSGGLASFDWGAVEPVTLNTAIIMMFIGGGSASTAGGIKVTTFLLLGYVILAELRGEEQVRIGSRAINPRTIRTALSIALIAVGLVTGGAMALMMVANTAYADSLFESASAFGTVGLSTGLTPELNIPGQLVLIVLMFIGRVGTITAASAFVLRRRQSRYHLPEEQPIIG, encoded by the coding sequence GTGCGATTGCTGCCGCTGGCCTTCCTGACCCTCATCCTCGCCGGCACCCTCCTGCTGCTGCTGCCCTTCGCCCGCGAGGGGGAGCAGGATCCCTCGTTCATGGACGCGTTCTTCACGTCCACCTCGGCCGTCACGGTCACCGGCCTGGCCACCGTCGACACGGGCACCTACTGGTCGATCATCGGGCAGGCGATCATCCTGGTCCTCGTCGAGATCGGCGGCATCGGGATCATCGCGATGACTACGGTGCTCGGCCTGTTCGTGGGCGGCCGGCTGGGCCTGCGCACCCGCCTGGCCGCGCAGACCGACATGCACGTCGTGAGCCTCGGCGACGTCGGCCCGCTGTTCAAGCGCGTGGCCTTCACGACACTGGTCTTCCAGGGCGTCACCGCGGCGATCCTCACGTGGCGGTACTACACCGGCTACTTCGACTCGTTCGCGTACTCGCTCTGGCACGGCATCTTCGACGCGGTGATGGCGTTCAACAACGCCGGCTTCTCGCTTCACCCCGACAGCCTGACGAGCTATGCCGGCGACTACGCCGTCATCCTGCCCATCTCGGTGGCGGTCTTCGCCGGCGGTGTGGGCTTCCCCGTGCTGGCCGAGCTCTACCAGGAGTGGCGCTCGCCGAAGACGTGGACGATCCACACGCGGCTGACCGTCTGGGGCTCGCTGGCGCTGCTGGCGATCGCCTCGGCGATGTTCGTCCTCGTCGAGTGGAACAACTCCGCCACGATCGGCGACCTGAGTCCCATCGACAAGCTCGTGACCGGCATCGAGGGCGGCATCATGACGCGCTCGGGCGGCTTGGCCAGCTTCGACTGGGGCGCGGTCGAGCCCGTCACCCTGAACACGGCGATCATCATGATGTTCATCGGCGGCGGCAGCGCGTCCACCGCGGGCGGCATCAAGGTGACGACCTTCCTGCTGCTGGGCTACGTCATCCTGGCCGAGCTGCGCGGCGAGGAGCAGGTGCGCATCGGCTCGCGCGCGATCAACCCCCGCACCATCCGCACGGCGCTGAGCATCGCGCTGATCGCCGTGGGTTTGGTCACGGGCGGCGCGATGGCCCTCATGATGGTCGCGAACACCGCCTACGCCGACAGCCTCTTCGAGTCCGCCTCCGCCTTCGGCACCGTGGGCCTGTCCACCGGTTTGACCCCCGAGCTCAACATCCCGGGCCAGCTCGTCCTCATCGTCTTGATGTTCATCGGCCGAGTGGGCACGATTACGGCAGCCTCCGCGTTCGTGCTGAGGCGGCGCCAATCCAGGTATCACCTTCCCGAGGAGCAACCGATCATTGGGTAA